A single region of the Colletotrichum destructivum chromosome 12, complete sequence genome encodes:
- a CDS encoding Putative P-loop containing nucleoside triphosphate hydrolase — translation MDHLFRHQRSTEASRTSLWSQNASRRRAKEDHFTILHSGAQVRPSDDTVPIPTIVLWRRLRRSQDGVSESAPAQEARQLKANNSALKERTYPVPVTRTPPDFVGRRSRAPTSHPSSPTRRLRGAAEENDAQHRGDDGYSKADSRKVPVHHVDAYHSGNPMELEERSEDAARCRELVKSGSSQRANVAMGIRMDAAQKDVGLAAFSGDILKNEISGPDQEHLTVIDVPGIFRVLTPGLTTESDIVLVENMVKSYMANRRRGRS, via the exons ATGGATCACCTATTTCGGCACCAAAGGTCCACAGAAGCTTCCAGAACAAGCCTGTGGAGCCAAAACGCGAGTAGGAGACGGGCCAAAGAA GATCATTTTACCATTCTTCATTCTGGGGCCCAAGTCAGACCATCAGACGATACGGTACCTATCCCAACAATTGTGTTGTGGCGCAGGCTTCGACGGTCACAGGATGGCGTCTCTGAATCAGCGCCCGCTCAAGAAGCGAGACAGCTTAAGGCTAATAATAGTGCCTTGAAGGAAAGAACGTACCCTGTTCCTGTGACGAGAACGCCCCCAGACTTTGTCGGTCGGCGAAGCCGTGCCCCGACCAGCCACCCCTCTTCTCCGACTCGCAGACTAAGGggggccgccgaggaaaATGACGCCCAGCATCGCGGTGACGATGGATACTCAAAAGCAGACAGCCGCAAGGTCCCGGTCCATCATGTTGATGCATACCATTCCGGCAACCCAATGGAGCTAGAGGAGAGATCGGAGGATGCAGCACGCTGCAGGGAACTAGTCAAAAGTGGCAGTTCACAAAGG GCCAACGTTGCTATGGGCATTCGAATGGATGCAGCTCAGAAAGATGTTGGGCTTGCGGCGTTCAGTGGAGACATCCTCAAGAACGAGATCAGCGGACCTGAC CAAGAGCATCTAACGGTTATTGATGTCCCGGGAATTTTCCGTGTACTCACGCCAG GACTCACCACGGAAAGCGATATCGTTCTTGTCGAGAACATGGTGAAGTCGTACATGgccaaccgccgccgcgggagGTCGTGA
- a CDS encoding Putative extracellular membrane protein, CFEM, translated as MKLYLWTVSFFSCLSLVYGLYDNVPDCALPCLFEPLDYTPCEFSNSTCLCGDMNYNMAVIHCVRVQCSVQQALFTKNQTWQDCGFEYHDESAAISWVPLFLFGLVTVFFASRLATKWMELSTWGWDDWTIVFAYAMMIAFLVATIVIKREGFGKDIWMLTVDQITAFIRGFFAFEILYFVTLAVIKASILFLYLRIFGSITEVFRQVLWGTHIFNIAVCITFIIVNLNQCKPLSYMWYGWDAKYPGYCIDLSATTLSHASLNIAIDVWMLFLPATQIYKLNLQKRQKAGIMSMFGVGIFITIVSAVRLRSVSVFNKSWNPTYDFFGLALWSHIELCVGMIVACIPATRTLTRRLSPKLLFVTNISTSRRLSTRASENVKIVSQHIATIAVDDAHENSTIS; from the exons ATGAAGCTCTATCTGTGGACCGTTTCGTTTTTTTCCTGCCTGTCGCTCGTGTATGGCCTCTACGATAACGTCCCAGACTGCGCT TTACCATGTCTCTTCGAACCACTTGACTACACGCCCTGTGAGTTCTCGAATTCGACATGTCTATGCGGAGATATGAACTATAATATGGCCGTGATCCATTGCGTCAGAGTACAATGTAGTGTGCAACAAGCTTTGT TTACGAAGAATCAAACCTGGCAAGACTGCGGATTCGAATACCATGATGAAAGCGCTGCAATCTCCTGGGTTCCATTGttcctcttcggcctcgttACCGTCTTCTTCGCATCTCGATTGGCAACGAAATGGATGGAGCTCTCGACGTGGGGCTGGGACGATTGGACTATTGTGTTTGCATAC GCCATGATGATTGCGTTCTTAGTTGCGACGATTGTAATAAAACGGGAAGGATTTGGAAAAGACATATGGATGCTCACCGTGGATCAAATCACTGCCTTCATCAGG ggcttcttcgccttcgaAATTTTGTATTTCGTGACTCTCGCAGTCATCAAAGCTTCGATCCTGTTCCTCTACCTTCGCATTTTCGGCTCGATCACGGAGGTATTCCGGCAGGTTCTCTGGGGCACACACATCTTCAACATAGCCGTTTGCATCACGTTCATCATTGTCAATCTCAATCAGTGCAAGCCTCTCAGTTACATGTGGTACGGATGGGATGCAAAATATCCTGGATACTGTATCGACCTATCGGCCACGACGCTTTCGCACGCTTCCTTGAATATCGCGATCGACGTATGGATGTTGTTCCTCCCGGCCACGCAGATTTACAAGCTCAATTTGCAGAAGAGACAAAAGGCGGGGATTATGTCGATGTTCGGTGTTGGAATATT TATCACAATCGTCAGCGCTGTGCGTTTGAGAAGTGTATCGGTCTTCAACAAATCATGGAACCCGACAT ATGACTTCTTTGGCCTCGCACTCTGGTCACACATTGAGCTGTGTGTGGGCATGATAGTCGCATGCATCCCGGCAACCCGAACCCTGACTAGACGCCTCTCCCCCAAACTTCTTTTCGTCACCAACATCTCCACTTCGAGAAGGTTGTCGACCAGGGCATCAGAAAATGTCAAAATTGTGTCGCAACATATTGCAACGatcgccgtcgatgacgcTCATGAAAATTCGACGATATCCTAG